CACTGGTCCACAGCGCTGCACCCAGGTAGGTTGCAGTGCCGGTAGCGGTGGTCGAGGACGGATCGCCGCTGTTGTCACGCTTGAGCTGGGCAAACAGGTTGCCGCTCCAGGACTGATCGCTCTGGTTGTCGATCAGGTAGCGCACGTCGACCTGATAGGCAGACGGATCGACGCAGCCCGGCTTCTTCAGCTGTTGCTCACGCGCCGAGCACTGCGGGTTGAGGCCACGCTTGAAGCTGTAACGCTTGATGTAGCTGACGCCGTTTTCGCTGTAGGTAAGATCGACGACAAGGACGTCCTGACCTTCGGCCATCTCGTAGCTCTGTTTCTCGCTGGACCACAGAGCACGGCCACTGGATTTGTCCGGAGCGTTCTGGCCAATCAGGCCGCTCTGCGCCAGGTAGGTGCGCTCGCTGCCATTGTCGAACAGCTGAAACGGCACGTCCGGGCGATCCTGACGGCGCGGGTACTGCGGCAGGCGCAGTTGCACGATATCGCCACCACGCGGGTCGATGGCCAGGTCGAGTACGTCGGTCTTGACGCGGATCAGCTCGTCGCTGACGGCTGCGGTCGGTGCAACGGCTGCAGCAGTAGGCTCGGTGGCCACGGCTGTGGGGATGTCGTCGCTGCCGGTGCTGGCGGTTGCCGCAGGCGTATCGGGCAGGGAAGGCGTCGCAGCAGTCGAGGTACTAACCTCGGCTGGCAGGGCAGCCTGGCCATAGTCCTCGTTCCATTGCAGGACCATGAGGTAGGACACGACTGCCAGGGCGACGATCAGGATCGAACGTTGGATATCCATGATTATTCGGCCATCGAAGGGGAACGGGATGTTTTTACGGGTGGAACCGGATCGAAACCACCGGCATTCCAGGGGTGACAGCGACCAAGACGTCGCGCTGCCAGCCAGCCACCACGCAGGAAGCCATGTTGCTCGATGGCTTCGTAGGCATAGCAGGAGCAGCTGGGGTAGAAACGGCAGTGGCTGGCCATCAGCGGACTGATGGCGTAGCGATAAACCTGGATACAGGCTAGAGCCGCTTTACGCATGGGGATTGTCGCTTGTCCCGGGAGAGAAGTCTGCGTCGCGACTTGGCCGGCTTCGGGCCAGGCGCTTCCAGAGTTTGCCGAACTGCTGCGCGAGTTCGCCATTCTCCAGATCGCCTAGCCCTTTGCGGGCGACCACCACGATATCCCAGCCCACCAGGTTGTCCTGATTGAGACGAAAGGATTCGCGGATTTGACGCTTGATGCGGTTGCGCTCGACGGCGAGCTTGACGCTCTTTTTGCCGATCACCAGACCTAGGCGGGGATGATCAAGCTGGTTATCGCGCGCTAGCAGCAGGACATTTTTGCCCGGAGCCTTGCCGCTTGGGGAGTCGAAGACTGCCTTGAATTGCCGGGGAGTCAGCAGTCGCTT
The sequence above is drawn from the Pseudomonas sp. Z8(2022) genome and encodes:
- the yidD gene encoding membrane protein insertion efficiency factor YidD — encoded protein: MRKAALACIQVYRYAISPLMASHCRFYPSCSCYAYEAIEQHGFLRGGWLAARRLGRCHPWNAGGFDPVPPVKTSRSPSMAE
- the rnpA gene encoding ribonuclease P protein component, with translation MVSRGFGREKRLLTPRQFKAVFDSPSGKAPGKNVLLLARDNQLDHPRLGLVIGKKSVKLAVERNRIKRQIRESFRLNQDNLVGWDIVVVARKGLGDLENGELAQQFGKLWKRLARSRPSRDADFSPGTSDNPHA